A window from Onychostoma macrolepis isolate SWU-2019 chromosome 07, ASM1243209v1, whole genome shotgun sequence encodes these proteins:
- the LOC131544792 gene encoding LOW QUALITY PROTEIN: phosphofurin acidic cluster sorting protein 1-like (The sequence of the model RefSeq protein was modified relative to this genomic sequence to represent the inferred CDS: inserted 2 bases in 1 codon) produces MSERGGLPRTGGVPSPQPSKPVAITSNRPVHMNLYATWEVDRSSPSCVPRLFNLTLKKLVMLKELDKDLTSVVIAVKLQGSKRILRSNEILLPSSGQTETDLQLTFSLQYPHFLKRDANKLQIMLQRRKRYKNRTILGYKTLALGLINMAEVMQHPTEGAQVLGLHSQLKEVSVPVAEIRVYSLSSQPIDHEGPKAKMNDRSPDIDNYSEEEEESYSSEQEGSDDPVHHYLDDEEDEVRKKKPRRKLTSNASITRQPNIKQKFVALLKRFKVSDEVGFGLEHVSREQIQEVEEDLDELYDSLEMYNPSDSGPEMEETDSILSTPKPKLRPFFEGMSQSSSQTEIGSLNSKGSLSRDPFSPGEQPPSDKLKHSRSRNLDEPLSETDTLELNDQELFSEVGPSITVSVAEKPRTPLKTSKNELQSMPSPRLDGGHTPRKRNTPVKDRQLSKPLSERTNSSDSERSPELGHSTQVLRKAVYDQLNQILLSDAALPESLILINGTDWQGQYVAEQLQVQKHPVVCTCSGAEIQAVLSALLTRIQKFCNCNSSMPRPVKVAVVGGQSYLGSVLQFFVTQLANKTSDWLNHLRFLVVPLGSHPVAKHLGALDNRYSAAFLDGAWRDTFNRSEPPQTDAVDVAXRVAQYISGAALTHQLPIAEAMLTCKHRTRDEDSYQKFIPFIGVVKVGLIEPGQSAAGDSEEGVAVSLAVPSTSPPSHGSPGGLKETATPPSSPSMGGGLAVQGSPSMSHGVDAIGLQVDYWLASLAEKRREGERRDTGGKNTLKSAFWSLQVSRLPGGGASEPQAPVNTMAMTVVTKEKNKKVPTIFLGKKPKEREMDSKSQVIEGISRLICSAKQQQTILKVTIDGCEWNDVKFFQLAAQWPTHVKYLPVGLFGYSKPPS; encoded by the exons GCTCTTCAATCTGACTCTGAAGAAGCTGGTCATGCTGAAGGAGCTGGATAAAGATCTGACGTCTGTGGTGATCGCTGTCAAATTGCAG gGCTCAAAGCGAATCCTCCGATCCAATGAGATCCTGTTGCCATCGAGCGGCCAAACAGAAACAGACCTGCAGCTCACGTTTTCCTTACAG TATCCACATTTCCTGAAACGAGACGCCAACAAGCTGCAGATCATGCTGCAGAGGAGGAAGAGGTACAAGAACAGGACCATCCTGGGCTACAAGACGCTGGCGCTCGGCCTCATCAACATGGCAGAG GTGATGCAGCACCCCACCGAAGGCGCTCAGGTCCTGGGTTTGCACAGTCAGCTGAAGGAGGTGTCCGTCCCTGTGGCTGAGATCCGGGTTTATTCTCTGTCCAGTCAGCCCATCGACCACGAGGGACCCAAAGCCAAGATGAACG ATCGTTCTCCAGACATTGATAACTActcagaggaagaggaggagagttACTCGTCTGAGCAGGAGGGCAGCGACGACCCCGTTCATCAT TATCTAGATGATGAAGAGGACGAGGTGAGGAAGAAGAAACCCAGACGCAAACTTACTTCAAACGCCTCCATTACTAGA CAACCGAACATCAAGCAGAAGTTTGTGGCTCTGCTGAAGAGGTTTAAGGTGTCAGATGAG GTGGGTTTCGGGCTGGAGCACGTGTCCCGTGAGCAGATTCAGGAGGTGGAGGAGGATCTGGACGAGCTCTATGACAGTCTGGAGATGTACAACCCCAGCGACAGCGGGCCGGAGATGGAGGAGACCGACAGCATCCTCAGCACTCCCAAACCCAAGCTCAG GCCGTTCTTCGAGGGAATGTCCCAGTCGAGCTCTCAGACGGAGATCGGCAGCTTGAACAGTAAAGGCAGTCTGAGCAGAGACCCCTTCAGTCCT GGAGAGCAGCCGCCGTCTGATAAACTCAAACACTCGCGCAGCCGCAACCTGGACGAGCCTCTGTCTGAGACGGACACGCTG GAACTGAATGATCAGGAGTTGTTCAGTGAAGTCGGACCCTCTATAACAGTGTCTGTGGCTGAAAAACCACGAACACCCCTAAAAACCAGCAAGAACGAGCTTCAGTCCATGCCATCGCCCAG gttGGATGGAGGACACACACCCCGTAAGCGCAACACTCCTGTGAAAGACCGACAGCTCTCCAAACCACTGAGCGAACGAACCAACAGCTCCGACAGCGAGAGATCGCCTGAACTTGGACACAGCACACAG gtcCTCAGGAAGGCCGTCTATGATCAGTTGAATCAAATTCTGTTATCAGATGCTGCTCTTCCCGAAAGTCTCATCCTGATCAATGGCACAGACTGGCAAGGACAG tatGTTGCAGAGCAGCTTCAGGTTCAGAAGCATCCTGTGGTTTGCACGTGTTCTGGAGCAGAGATTCAGGCCGTTCTCTCGGCTCTGCTCACACGGATTCAGAAATT ctgtAACTGTAACTCGTCGATGCCGCGGCCGGTGAAGGTGGCGGTGGTCGGCGGTCAGAGTTATCTGGGATCAGTGCTGCAGTTCTTCGTCACTCAGCTGGCCAACAAGACGTCTGATTGGCTCAATCACCTCCGCTTCCTGGTCGTGCCTCTGG GTTCTCATCCTGTTGCTAAGCACCTGGGTGCCCTTGACAACCGTTACAGCGCAGCCTTTCTAGACGGAGCCTGGAGAGACACATTCAACCGATCAGAGCCGCCGCAGACGG acgcGGTGGACGTGGC GCGCGTGGCTCAGTACATCAGCGGAGCGGCTCTCACACACCAGCTGCCCATCGCTGAGGCCATGCTGACCTGCAAACACAGAAC GAGAGACGAAGATTCCTACCAGAAATTCATTCCCTTCATTGGG GTGGTGAAAGTGGGTTTGATTGAGCCTGGCCAATCAGCAGCAG GCGACTCTGAAGAGGGCGTGGCTGTGAGTTTAGCCGTCCCCTCCACGTCTCCGCCCTCTCACGGCTCACCCGGCGGGCTGAAGGAGACGGCCACGCCCCCCTCGTCTCCGTCCATGGGCGGCGGTTTGGCGGTGCAGGG GAGTCCCAGCATGTCTCACGGCGTGGACGCCATCGGGCTGCAGGTGGATTACTGGCTGGCGTCTCTGGCAGAGAAGCGTCGTGAGGGCGAGAGGAGAGACACCGGTGGTAAGAACACTCTGAAGAGCGCCTTCTGGTCGCTGCAGGTCAGCCGTCTGCCAGGAGGAGGAGCCAGCGAACCGCAGGCGCCCGTCAACACTATGGCCATGACCGTGGTCACCAAAGAGAAGAACAAGAAAG TTCCAACTATTTTCCTGGGGAAGAAGCCTAAAGAGCGGGAGATGGACTCCAAGAGTCAGGTGATCGAGGGCATCAGCCGGCTCATCTGCTCCGCCAAACAGCAGCAGACCATCCTGAAAG TCACCATCGACGGATGCGAGTGGAACGACGTGAAGTTCTTCCAGCTAGCCGCTCAGTGGCCGACTCACGTCAAGTATCTCCCGGTGGGATTGTTCGGCTACAGCAAACCACCCTCCTAG